The stretch of DNA gaaaataccatcaacagccagaaaaaaaaaatatcttacctTAATTTTGCAACAAATTTAAACAGCTCAAATGTGTaatcaatcacatttaaaatacactttCAATGCAACACAACctaccatttttttaaatgtttctgtatcattcttcaaaatcaaataaaaaaatcaagcgTTCATATCAATTACATTTGAGAATGGCCTCTGTAATCCCATTCTTAAAGCAAAAGTTAGTTGTTGCATCTTTTGATgcaattaaattatgaaaaaaaaaaacacaaaggagCTCTGTATTCTTTAACTTCTGAAAgttttcttcagaaattattaaaTGCAGATACATTTACACAGAGTTCCTAAAAAAAACCTCAACATTCACGACAAAAACTATAAAGAAAATTATAAGgcaaataaattgtttaaatattgcaATAAAACTCCTGCAATGATTGTTACTACTGTAATGATTAACGGTTAGTTTCATCACTACAATATAATCTCTATTATCAGACACCACTGGGAACATGTTTGTTAATGAATCCTTTTGAACTTTTACCCTTGTTCCACCTTGATTATAAATCAAGCCTACTACATGAAACATTTACTACCATTGAAAAAACATGCCACTCAATTTCTGTGTATCATTTTATTTACAAGCAGATATCAAAACAAGCAGCCCTGCATTTGAAGATGTGATGGCTAATACAGGACCTTGATACACTCAAACATTTTTCAAGACAGCGCTTTCATTCATCCGCATCAGATTCATCATCTTGACTGATCTGGAAGTAGCGCAGCTCGTAGCTTTCCTTATCCGACGCCACCACCCTCAGCCAGTCTCGCAGGTTGTTCTTCTTCAGGTACTTCTTTGTGAGGTACTTAAGATACCTGAGTAACATGGGGTTGTTAGTATACATACAAAGACTTTAAAAAGAACACTAACAAAAAACATAAGCCTGCCGAGTCAGCTGATGTACCGAATCTCACCTTTTGGAGAACTGCTTCGCTGATGTGACGCTGATTTTGTTCTTCTGACGCACAATttgcactacatttcccatgttGCCCGTTTTGCCATTAACCTTCACCTTCTCTTTCAGAAAGGTTTCCTGTTAGTAATAAAACAGCATGACCACTAGGGAAGAGAACCCTAGGCATTTAACTAGGGAAGGGAACCCTAGTTAGGGCACAGCGTTAGTGATGTGACTACCTGGAAATCAATCATAACAGGCAATAAAGGAcgctttattattataaaaaaaataataataattttttgtttggaTCAGAAACTAATAGATTTAAAGGAACATAATTTGAATGTATAAATCCTTTAACAAGAACAAATAAAGCATTAATTTGGTTTTCTAGCCAatgcaaacaaacttttttttctgcacaaaAATGTTAAAGACTTTATACCATGTCTGGAAATTTAATTACATTGCCAGGTTTTCCATGCCCATAAGTCATGTGTTTCTatcatcaatgtttttttttatttttattattttttatacaactTACAAAGTTGGCAGAGTCAAGGATCCCATCCTCCACAGGGTGAGTACAATCAAGGGTGAACTTCCAGGAAACACCCTTTTTATTCTGTTTCACAACAGTCTGCCTTTTCTAAAGAAACATATAAAAAGtcctaaattaaaatatattttctcagtttaatACTGCACTCGTAATTCATACTTGTTTATAAACGTATAAtcttataaaaacaaattaactcATTATGTAACGCACTACTATAATTCTCTCATCATGAACCAAATGCGTTTGAATGGTTCGGTCACGCTAAAATGCTCATCCACGTGTCTCCCACTAGAGAgtcaaattaatgttttaatatattatccCTTTTGCAAAAAATAACTCTAGTTAATACAGGacatatacatttaatgtatttcatattttaatcatacaaaaaaataaataaaacgcatTTAACCATTAAGACCGGTCTCCGGTCGACACGTACCGGTGCCATCTTGGTGAGGTTGGCGTGAAAGAGGAAGTGGCGTAGGTCCGCGCAAGAGTTCGCGAAGGTTTCTCGCATTTGATTGGCTGCCAGTACGGAAGGATTCATGAGGACTTTTCAGTTCAGCGGCGTTCgatttgtgaatgaatcgttTGTTTGAATGAGTCGGctcttttgaatgaatcagtgaaacGTAACATAACCGATTTGTACAATATGTAGATTTCACAGACGGGGAGAAAAATAAGCTAAACAGCAGAACGACACAATGAAAACGTACTTTTCTCATAGACAGTAGGGAAAATACGTAATTATGTCTGACGTCATAGAATCAGTTTCTCGAAACGAACTGATCGAAAGAACCGATTAGAGAATATTGTTCATTTTGAATGTGAAGTTATATTTATACATGAAACATTTATTgcataatattttgatataaaattgtatcatatatatatagcattttgtTTCACTAGGTATATGCAAGCATTTAAAGTTATGTATGACTTTCGACGATTTTATTATGTGCATACTGTAGTATTGAAAACATAGATATGCTGCATGGCTCTGTAGTTATTATTGTATATGGATGTAGCTGGCTTAACATACaaacaatgacaaaaacataaacCACAACTAGGCTATTCAAACATTAAAATGAACACACATTGAATAGAGAAGGGAGAGACCCGGCTCTGCTTAGCTACTGAGGAAGCATGACTCATTCATACATCATTGTGCAGACCAAGGCTAAATTGAGTGAGCCCTCAGGAAGCACATGGGGACAACCTGACTTGCCATTTAATGGGCAGATTTCTGCTCTTGTACAAATTTGATAGGTAGAGATTTCTGTATATACAATCTTCATTTTAATGTTGCTCAGCTACACAACAGCAAAACTGTAAactaatttatttgaattatacaCATTAAGATGTTACTCAACATATAATTCACTTTGGCTTTGAGAAATCACTCAGTGGGAGCCAGTAGGTGGATGAAGATTGAGTTTGAATAGACTGCAGTGCCACATGTCTGTCTCCAATACTGAATTGCAATACTTTCGGTCAGTCAGTGTTGTTTGGCACCAGGCC from Carassius carassius chromosome 35, fCarCar2.1, whole genome shotgun sequence encodes:
- the LOC132116188 gene encoding large ribosomal subunit protein eL22-like 1, whose product is MNPSVLAANQMRETFANSCADLRHFLFHANLTKMAPKRQTVVKQNKKGVSWKFTLDCTHPVEDGILDSANFETFLKEKVKVNGKTGNMGNVVQIVRQKNKISVTSAKQFSKRYLKYLTKKYLKKNNLRDWLRVVASDKESYELRYFQISQDDESDADE